The window CAGCGTATTTATTGTAAACATCCGTAATCAGCTCCGGCATAAAATTAGCCGCAGTACACACGCCTCCTACTGCACCGTGACACATGGAAGCATACAGAAGGGTATCCTTTCCTCCAAAAACCTTAAAGCCCTTATGGCGGGTCCTTCGGATGAATTCCGCTGTCTGGGTAATGTCCCCGCTGGTGTCCTTCATACCCACAATATTGGGGACCTCTTGAGCCAGACGCTCCACCAGATTTCCGGACAGAGTGTATCCCACCCGGGCAGGGTTGTTATAAAGAAGGACAGGTATTTGGGGAACAGCTTCTGCAATGGTTTTAAAATGCAGATACAGCTCTTCCTCCGTTGGTTTTAAAAACATTGGCTGCAAAACAGAAATTCCAGCTGCTCCGTTTTCCACCGCCATCTTTGCCAGGCGGCAGCACTTTTTCGTACTGATGGCGCCAATGCCAAAGTATACGGGAACTCTGCCGGCGGACTGATGGATCATGATGGTTAAGCCCCGCTCCATCTCGTCTTCTTCCACCACATAAAATTCTCCGTTGCTTCCAAAGGCCAGGATTCCCAGAACGCCTCCGTTAATAACGTAATCCACCTGATCCCTTAATTTTGCTTCATCGATCCTCTCATTCTCATCAATGGGAGTGAGAATTGGGACAATAACTCCTTTTATAAAATCTGTATTCATGGTTCCTCCAGCTTCACATTTTTTGCTCATTTATACTCCCAGGTTTTATTTCCCAGGTTTTACAGTTGTATTGGCAATCTTCTCATAATATTTGACGATGCTGGAGTGATCCTCCTTTTCAAAGCCATCCGCTTTAAGCCCCTGCATGATTTCCATTAACTGCCCGGTCAATGGAGCCGGTGAACTGACGGCATGGGCAGCATTTAACGCATTGTTCAAGTCCTTAATATGCAGCTCAATGCGAAAGCCCGGATTAAAGTTTCTGTTAAGGATCATGGGCGCTTTTGCATCCATAACCG of the Lacrimispora indolis DSM 755 genome contains:
- a CDS encoding dihydrodipicolinate synthase family protein — protein: MNTDFIKGVIVPILTPIDENERIDEAKLRDQVDYVINGGVLGILAFGSNGEFYVVEEDEMERGLTIMIHQSAGRVPVYFGIGAISTKKCCRLAKMAVENGAAGISVLQPMFLKPTEEELYLHFKTIAEAVPQIPVLLYNNPARVGYTLSGNLVERLAQEVPNIVGMKDTSGDITQTAEFIRRTRHKGFKVFGGKDTLLYASMCHGAVGGVCTAANFMPELITDVYNKYAAGDLSGSLEAQFKLNPVRLSMDPASFPVAAKDMANLRGRNVGLPYKPNLATPEGPVLARIKKEMETAGLL